CCATAAGGTTGTGTTGGGCGCCAGCGATACCTTCAGGGCCGCTGCAGTTGATCAGCTAACCATATGGTCAAAACGTGTGGATGTGCCCATCGTCAGCCAGGGAATGGGGGCAGACCCCGCAAGCGTGGCCTTCGAAACCCTGCAATATGCCGTGAAGAACCAGATGGACGTTGTGATCATTGATACCGCTGGCCGCCTGCACAACAAGGTGAACCTGATGAACGAACTCTCCAAGATAAAGCGGGTGATGCAAAAGGTGATTCCTGATGCACCCCACGAGATCCTGCTCATTCTCGATGGTTCCACAGGTCAGAATGCCTTCGAACAAGCTAAGCAGTTTACGGCTGCCACCGAAGTCAACGCCCTGGCCATTACCAAGCTCGATGGCACTGCCAAGGGAGGCGTGGTCATTGGGGTCAGCGACCAGTTCCAGGTGCCCGTGAAGTATATCGGGGTAGGCGAAACGGTGGAAGACCTTCAGCTCTTCGA
This region of Bacteroides sp. genomic DNA includes:
- the ftsY gene encoding signal recognition particle-docking protein FtsY, with translation MGLFDIFSRNKQETLEKGLSKTRESFFGKLSKAVAGKSKVDAEVLDELEEILISSDVGVSTTIRIIERIEERVARDKFLGTDELNLILKEEVVGLLAENHATDFENLLDDKQQRPYVIMVVGVNGVGKTTTIGKLAHKFKGAGHKVVLGASDTFRAAAVDQLTIWSKRVDVPIVSQGMGADPASVAFETLQYAVKNQMDVVIIDTAGRLHNKVNLMNELSKIKRVMQKVIPDAPHEILLILDGSTGQNAFEQAKQFTAATEVNALAITKLDGTAKGGVVIGVSDQFQVPVKYIGVGETVEDLQLFDRKAFVESIFQ